A genomic segment from Nicotiana tabacum cultivar K326 chromosome 7, ASM71507v2, whole genome shotgun sequence encodes:
- the LOC142162105 gene encoding putative F-box/kelch-repeat protein At1g15680 — MPRMLSNFTLPCHALDDEQTETKVLLLTPHELSLNNLDNLLDELLIEIIVRLPSKDAIRCKTVCKRWCSLISVSILDHHHLVFKRCQWCITIEHCFPRQQSRGFIDLSFLPFPKSDMLLLVTSADLMLCCQDNKDLSCSINFYVVNMLTEQWIALPPAPPGLLVDSTVTGFICKPDYKSNPNTSFRFRIVRIPDGNSKTPSFEILVYKGLLHWLNGDGIFVYDPFCDPQRFSRVNDLPDKLSGTDCYGVSEDHLCVARLTGKHDPDRRKNPSVSVWELENYNMGRWCLRHKIYLRQLSFIGTSLEMYYWNIRSLNCHVRILTFHPADGNILYLAIGFHTIRCDMKKEVVLDCTKEDPHIL, encoded by the exons ATGCCTAGGATGTTGTCGAATTTCACACTGCCTTGCCATGCCCTCGATGACGAGCAAACTGAAACAAAGGTATTACTATTGACTCCCCATGAACTATCACTTAATAATTTGGACAATCTGCTTGACGAATTGTTGATTGAAATTATTGTTAGGCTACCAAGTAAAGATGCTATTCGATGTAAGACTGTTTGTAAGCGTTGGTGTTCTCTAATCTCAGTCAGTATTTTGGACCATCACCATCTTGTTTTCAAACGTTGTCAGTGGTGCATCACCATTGAACATTGTTTCCCACGCCAACAATCCCGTGGCTTCATTGACTTAAGCTTTTTGCCTTTTCCCAAATCGGACATGCTCCTGCTCGTAACGTCTGCTGATTTAATGTTGTGTTGTCAAGACAATAAAGACCTGTCTTGTTCCATCAACTTTTATGTTGTCAATATGCTAACAGAGCAGTGGATTGCTCTCCCCCCTGCCCCTCCTGGTCTTTTAGTGGATTCGACCGTCACTGGCTTTATATGTAAACCTGACTATAAAAGTAATCCTAATACTAGTTTTAGGTTCAGGATAGTCCGGATTCCTGATGGTAATAGCAAAACACCTAGTTTTGAG ATTCTTGTTTACAAAGGATTACTTCATTGGCTAAATGGTGATGGTATATTCGTGTATGATCCATTCTGTGATCCCCAAAGATTCTCTCGTGTAAATGATCTCCCGGATAAATTAAGTGGCACGGATTGTTATGGAGTATCCGAAGACCACCTATGCGTCGCGCGATTAACTGGTAAACATGATCCTGACAGAAGAAAAAACCCTTCAGTAAGTGTATGGGAACTTGAGAACTACAACATGGGTCGTTGGTGTTTGCGTCACAAGATATATCTCAGGCAGCTTTCCTTTATAGGGACTTCACTGGAGATGTATTATTGGAATATTCGATCCCTAAATTGCCATGTCCGAATACTAACTTTCCATCCAGCTGATGGGAATATTCTGTATTTAGCAATTGGATTTCATACAATCCGTTGCGATATGAAAAAGGAAGTAGTCTTGGATTGCACCAAGGAAGATCCCCATATTCTATGA